The following are from one region of the Sandaracinus amylolyticus genome:
- a CDS encoding universal stress protein, giving the protein MNIAAILCPVDFSASSEVAARFAASIARDLGAEVHLAHVVPLPMPAMPVPEIGLAPQEMMGPPLPQMQREASASLRQLATQLCLEPHVHVVTGTAAREIVKLAQSIGAGMIVMGTHGRTGLAHLLLGSTAERVVRTAPIPVLVVPHHRES; this is encoded by the coding sequence GTGAACATCGCGGCCATTCTCTGTCCCGTCGACTTCTCCGCGAGCTCCGAGGTGGCCGCGCGCTTCGCTGCGTCGATCGCGCGCGACCTGGGCGCCGAGGTCCACCTCGCGCACGTCGTGCCGCTCCCGATGCCCGCGATGCCGGTGCCCGAGATCGGCCTCGCGCCACAGGAGATGATGGGCCCGCCGCTCCCGCAGATGCAGCGCGAGGCGAGCGCGAGCCTGCGTCAGCTCGCGACCCAGCTCTGCCTCGAGCCGCACGTGCACGTCGTGACCGGCACCGCGGCGCGCGAGATCGTGAAGCTCGCGCAGAGCATCGGCGCGGGGATGATCGTGATGGGCACCCACGGTCGCACCGGGCTCGCGCACCTGCTGCTCGGGAGCACCGCCGAGCGCGTCGTGCGCACCGCGCCGATCCCGGTGCTCGTCGTGCCGCACCACCGCGAGAGCTGA
- a CDS encoding GlsB/YeaQ/YmgE family stress response membrane protein, protein MLITIVTWIVFGLVVGIARAVVPGSQPMSIPGTILLGVAGSFVGGLVGNLLAGNSALQVHAAGFIGSVLGAILLLVVMMFATRRRLA, encoded by the coding sequence ATGTTGATCACCATCGTGACCTGGATCGTCTTCGGCCTCGTAGTCGGCATCGCGCGCGCGGTCGTGCCGGGCTCGCAGCCGATGAGCATCCCCGGCACCATCCTCCTCGGTGTCGCGGGCTCGTTCGTCGGTGGCCTCGTCGGCAACCTGCTCGCGGGCAACTCGGCGCTGCAGGTGCACGCGGCGGGCTTCATCGGATCGGTGCTCGGCGCGATCCTGCTGCTCGTCGTGATGATGTTCGCCACGCGGCGCCGGCTCGCGTGA
- a CDS encoding response regulator, translating into MIVKTVRPLEGAHVLVVEDDPDILELHAISLREAGADVHAVGSAHAALDALDAGASFDVIVSDLSMPELDGFELMRRVRARGGRAAVVPALAVTALGDDDHVDEAARAGFHAHVRKPLAPDDLVLAIACLVPARGRGPGRDRNGHRAGSGPETARDRRPAVEGDPTRHDGDPWS; encoded by the coding sequence ATGATCGTGAAGACCGTCAGGCCGCTCGAAGGTGCCCACGTCCTCGTCGTCGAGGACGACCCCGACATCCTCGAGCTCCACGCCATCTCGCTGCGCGAGGCGGGCGCGGACGTGCACGCCGTCGGCTCGGCGCACGCGGCGCTCGACGCGCTCGACGCGGGCGCGTCGTTCGACGTGATCGTGAGCGACCTGTCGATGCCCGAGCTCGACGGCTTCGAGCTGATGCGCCGAGTGCGCGCGCGTGGCGGTCGCGCGGCGGTCGTGCCCGCGCTCGCGGTGACGGCGCTGGGCGACGACGACCACGTCGACGAAGCCGCACGCGCCGGCTTCCACGCGCACGTCCGCAAGCCACTCGCGCCCGACGATCTGGTGCTCGCGATCGCGTGTCTGGTGCCCGCACGGGGTCGGGGTCCGGGTCGGGACCGGAACGGACACCGGGCCGGGTCCGGCCCCGAGACGGCCCGGGATCGCCGTCCAGCGGTGGAAGGCGATCCGACGCGACACGACGGCGATCCCTGGTCGTAG
- a CDS encoding sigma-70 family RNA polymerase sigma factor produces the protein MSIHSAREGSLGAYLRAVTRIPMLTREEERDLVTRMKSTGEESLRRRLVESHLRLVVKIVRGYPALQRCMMDAIQEGNVGLLVAADRFDPERGVLFSTYASLWIRAYVIAFLRDRLRVVRSSTTRAGRRLFFNVGRAHASLLAENIEPTREAIAERLGVDASEVESLLARLENRDVSLSAATGDGSRRTVEDTLANDLPGPEEVVAAHEERERAVSAINHFRQQLGDRDACIFDHRLVADEPASLRAVGEQIGVSGERVRQLERRLRDRLADHLRACA, from the coding sequence ATGTCGATCCACAGCGCACGCGAAGGCTCCCTCGGCGCATACCTGCGCGCGGTCACCCGGATTCCCATGCTCACCCGCGAGGAGGAGCGCGATCTGGTGACGCGGATGAAGTCGACCGGCGAAGAGTCGCTGCGTCGCCGTCTCGTCGAGAGCCACCTGCGTCTGGTGGTGAAGATCGTGCGCGGCTACCCCGCGCTGCAGCGCTGCATGATGGACGCGATCCAGGAGGGCAACGTCGGCCTCCTCGTCGCGGCCGACCGTTTCGACCCCGAGCGCGGGGTGCTCTTCTCGACGTACGCGTCGCTCTGGATCCGCGCGTACGTGATCGCGTTCCTCCGCGATCGTCTGCGCGTGGTGCGCAGCTCGACGACCCGCGCGGGCCGTCGCCTCTTCTTCAACGTGGGCCGCGCGCATGCGTCGCTGCTCGCCGAGAACATCGAGCCGACGCGCGAGGCGATCGCGGAGCGCCTCGGGGTGGACGCGAGCGAGGTCGAGTCGCTGCTCGCGCGCCTCGAGAACCGCGACGTGAGCCTGAGCGCGGCGACCGGTGACGGCAGCCGCCGCACGGTCGAGGACACGCTCGCGAACGATCTGCCGGGCCCGGAGGAGGTCGTGGCGGCGCACGAGGAGCGCGAGCGCGCGGTCTCGGCGATCAACCACTTCCGCCAGCAGCTGGGCGATCGTGATGCGTGCATCTTCGACCACCGCCTGGTCGCGGACGAGCCCGCGTCGCTGCGCGCGGTCGGGGAGCAGATCGGCGTGAGCGGCGAGCGCGTGCGCCAGCTCGAGCGCCGGCTCCGGGACCGTCTCGCGGATCATCTCCGCGCGTGCGCCTGA
- a CDS encoding endonuclease/exonuclease/phosphatase family protein, which translates to MTDGDVELMPHPPTLRVMTYNAHGCVGTDGVRALDRIADVLRACDADVIGLQEIDVGRTRSGGLDQAEAIAVRLGMSHVFGAALYDGRGHYGNAVLSRHPIEHVRTEKLPTWRAVSEPRCFVHTRVAAPGGELDVVVTHFGLGPVERMGQARHVAAEIERTSSPHTVLLGDFNCGRGSIAYRRLTTKLSDAQQLARPGYVCATYPSWRPLLRIDHVLVGAGLEVLAAEVPNKGLVREASDHLPVVVAVRRARAVERARGRLA; encoded by the coding sequence ATGACCGACGGCGACGTCGAGCTGATGCCGCACCCGCCGACGCTGCGCGTGATGACGTACAACGCGCACGGCTGCGTCGGCACCGACGGAGTGCGCGCGCTCGATCGCATCGCCGACGTGCTGCGCGCCTGCGACGCCGACGTGATCGGCCTGCAGGAGATCGACGTGGGGCGCACCCGCAGCGGTGGGCTCGATCAGGCCGAGGCGATCGCGGTGCGCCTCGGCATGAGCCACGTGTTCGGCGCCGCGCTCTACGACGGTCGCGGGCACTACGGCAACGCGGTGCTGTCGCGCCATCCGATCGAGCACGTGCGCACCGAGAAGCTGCCGACGTGGCGCGCGGTCAGCGAGCCGCGGTGCTTCGTGCACACCCGCGTCGCCGCGCCGGGCGGCGAGCTCGACGTGGTCGTGACGCACTTCGGGCTCGGCCCGGTCGAGCGCATGGGCCAGGCCCGCCACGTCGCGGCGGAGATCGAGCGGACGTCGTCGCCGCACACCGTGCTGCTCGGTGACTTCAACTGCGGGCGCGGGTCGATCGCGTACCGACGTCTGACGACGAAGCTCTCCGACGCGCAGCAGCTGGCGCGGCCGGGCTACGTCTGCGCCACGTACCCGTCGTGGCGACCGCTGCTGCGGATCGATCACGTCCTGGTGGGCGCCGGTCTCGAGGTCCTCGCCGCGGAGGTCCCCAACAAGGGTCTCGTTCGTGAGGCGTCGGACCATCTCCCGGTGGTCGTTGCCGTGCGCCGGGCGCGCGCGGTGGAGCGTGCGCGCGGACGCCTCGCATGA
- a CDS encoding zinc finger Ran-binding domain-containing protein — translation MASKDPIVCHVCGFKNAFDATRCVSCGAKLEAVSADYSTEEEAARRNQQTGFELKWVAIAFVIYFVFQAIALAVLPAVIPAYDPFQNVWGILISSLTWFIGGIVVGYVSPGRTFLEPALAAVIATIPTISYLMWRTPGAPGDGFDPSIMAYTVGGLIGVMVSLFGAFLGEKVQGATRGHRAR, via the coding sequence ATGGCTTCGAAGGACCCGATCGTCTGTCACGTCTGCGGCTTCAAGAACGCGTTCGATGCCACGCGCTGCGTCTCGTGCGGCGCGAAGCTCGAGGCGGTCTCCGCCGACTACTCGACGGAGGAAGAGGCCGCCCGCAGGAACCAGCAGACGGGGTTCGAGCTCAAGTGGGTCGCGATCGCGTTCGTGATCTACTTCGTGTTCCAGGCGATCGCGCTCGCGGTGCTGCCCGCCGTGATCCCCGCGTACGACCCGTTCCAGAACGTGTGGGGGATCCTCATCTCGTCGCTGACGTGGTTCATCGGCGGCATCGTCGTCGGCTACGTCTCGCCGGGCCGCACGTTCCTCGAGCCCGCGCTCGCCGCGGTCATCGCGACGATCCCGACGATCAGCTACCTGATGTGGCGCACGCCCGGCGCGCCCGGCGACGGGTTCGACCCCTCGATCATGGCGTACACGGTCGGCGGTCTCATCGGCGTGATGGTGTCGCTCTTCGGCGCGTTCCTCGGCGAGAAGGTGCAGGGCGCGACGCGCGGCCACCGGGCGCGCTGA
- a CDS encoding bifunctional 4-hydroxy-2-oxoglutarate aldolase/2-dehydro-3-deoxy-phosphogluconate aldolase, protein MSDPLDLLREKRLAAIVQAPERAALIARAEAAARGGITLLALPVSVPFVAEIAAEIADRTDAMVGLCEVVESEHLNVALAAGAEWVISPVFDAELIAACRQRGLGIVPSVATPSELLAASRAHEGPIAIYPAGALGGLDYVERLARVRPSVPLVAAGGIGPDNGPQYLEVGAAAIIVDVGLFPAENDPASQEIIAVRASALVEMCGLAQLGMRASRP, encoded by the coding sequence ATGTCGGACCCGCTCGACCTCCTGCGCGAGAAGCGACTCGCCGCGATCGTCCAGGCGCCCGAGCGCGCAGCGCTCATCGCGCGCGCCGAAGCGGCGGCCCGCGGCGGCATCACGCTCCTGGCGCTGCCGGTCTCGGTCCCCTTCGTCGCGGAGATCGCGGCCGAGATCGCAGATCGCACCGACGCGATGGTCGGGCTCTGCGAGGTCGTCGAGAGCGAGCACCTCAACGTGGCGCTCGCGGCCGGCGCGGAGTGGGTGATCTCGCCGGTGTTCGACGCCGAGCTGATCGCGGCGTGCCGCCAGCGCGGGCTCGGGATCGTGCCGAGCGTCGCGACGCCGAGCGAGCTGCTCGCCGCGAGCCGCGCGCACGAGGGTCCGATCGCGATCTATCCCGCAGGCGCGCTGGGCGGGCTCGACTACGTGGAGCGCCTCGCGCGGGTGCGTCCGAGCGTGCCGCTGGTCGCGGCGGGCGGCATCGGGCCGGACAACGGGCCGCAGTACCTCGAGGTGGGCGCCGCGGCGATCATCGTCGACGTCGGGCTCTTCCCCGCGGAGAACGACCCCGCGTCCCAGGAGATCATCGCGGTGCGCGCGAGCGCGCTGGTCGAGATGTGCGGGCTCGCGCAGCTCGGGATGCGCGCGTCGCGGCCCTGA
- a CDS encoding NfeD family protein, with amino-acid sequence MIYVYVFALVLGGVLLGASMLLGGGDGHADGGSHGTEGAASADGHDAPGGFETFLVAFLSLRFWTFFLAFFGLTGVVLDGLGLVPSTIVAAILSLAMGFGAGGGAVWLMRRVRADDSNSAATSQDYVGKTARVLVAFGPGRTGKVRVEVRGSTVDLLAVPIDGASFVLDEEVIVVEMEGTRAKVARLTPDRLSKA; translated from the coding sequence TTGATCTACGTCTACGTATTCGCGCTGGTGCTGGGGGGCGTGCTGCTCGGCGCGTCGATGCTGCTCGGCGGCGGCGATGGCCACGCGGACGGCGGATCGCACGGCACCGAGGGCGCGGCGAGCGCCGACGGGCACGATGCGCCGGGAGGGTTCGAGACGTTCCTCGTCGCGTTCCTCTCGCTCCGCTTCTGGACCTTCTTCCTCGCGTTCTTCGGGCTGACCGGCGTCGTGCTCGACGGGCTCGGCCTGGTGCCCAGCACCATCGTCGCGGCGATCCTCTCGCTCGCGATGGGCTTCGGCGCGGGCGGCGGCGCGGTGTGGCTGATGCGTCGCGTGCGTGCCGACGACTCGAACAGCGCCGCGACCTCGCAGGACTACGTCGGCAAGACGGCGCGCGTGCTCGTCGCGTTCGGCCCGGGGCGCACCGGCAAGGTCCGGGTCGAGGTGCGCGGCAGCACGGTGGATCTGCTCGCGGTGCCGATCGACGGCGCGTCGTTCGTGCTCGACGAAGAAGTCATCGTGGTCGAGATGGAGGGCACGCGCGCGAAGGTCGCGCGCCTCACGCCCGACCGTCTCAGCAAGGCCTAG